The window GACACTGCTAAATTAGGTAGGTTATGGCAAAAGTTTTATCAAGGTCATGTGAGTCATCTCGAAGAGGGTGAGGATATTTATGGTATTTATCACAACTATGAGAGCAATGATGAGGTCGGCGCTTTTGATGTCGTAGCCAGTTGGAAGGTGGGCAGTCAGCAAGGCGAGCAAGACCAGCCAGGCAAAGAAGCTACTCTCAATGCTGGCAGTGTGATGACAGTAACTATTCCTGCAGGAAAGTATTTGATATTCTCTGAACATGGCAACATGCCTAATACGGTGATGAATGCTTGGGAGAAGGTTTGGGAATACTTTAATGACCCAAGCTGTGAGCACACGCGAGTTTACGATGTCGATTTTGAGCGTTATGTCGATGGCAATCTAGAATACGGTCAAGTT of the Psychrobacter sp. LV10R520-6 genome contains:
- a CDS encoding GyrI-like domain-containing protein → MTSPIKELTEAVACKGISIRTTNIAEISHDTAKLGRLWQKFYQGHVSHLEEGEDIYGIYHNYESNDEVGAFDVVASWKVGSQQGEQDQPGKEATLNAGSVMTVTIPAGKYLIFSEHGNMPNTVMNAWEKVWEYFNDPSCEHTRVYDVDFERYVDGNLEYGQVDVYIGIE